Below is a genomic region from Sphingopyxis terrae subsp. terrae NBRC 15098.
TCCCGCCGGTGCCCGATCCGCCGCGGCCGCCGACGCTGATACCCGCGGGCGCGCCGAAGCTGCCCGAATCGTAACTGTTGCCGCCGTTGCCGCCGATTCCGCCAGCGTCCGCGATCAGGTCGCCGGTGTCGATCGATCCGTCGGTTATGGTGATCGATGCCTGACCGCCTATACCCGCGCCGCCATCGCCGCCGTTGCCTGCTGCAATCCCGAGGCTGCTGAAATCGCCGCCGCTGCCGCCGCGGCCACCCGCATAGGCCGCCAACGTGCCGGTATCGATCGCGATCGGTCCGTCGATGACGATCGTCGCGGTGCCGCCCTGTCCATCGCCGCCGTTGCCCGCGGGCTGAACCGGGTTCGAGAAATCGTCATAGCCATAGCTGCCTTCGCCGCCGAAACCTTCGGCATAGGCGGCTGCGGTCGATGCGCCGAAGCTGCCGCCCGACAGGGTCATGGTCGCGGTGCCGCCGATACCGTTGCCGGTGCCGGTCAGCGTCGAGCCACCATATCCGTTGGCGGTGATCGACATGTCGCCGAAGCTCGCGTCGCCGCCGGTCTGCGTATAGCTGATTGTGCCGCCCTGGCCGGTGCCGCTACCGGACCCGGGTTGGCCGCCGAAGCCGTTGGCCGACAGGGCGAAGCGGCTTGCGCTCAGCGTGCCGTCGCTCAGCGTGATGACGACATCGCCGCCGACGCCATTGGCCGCGCCAGTGCCCGCTCCGCCGGGCGATTCGACATTGCCATAGCCGCGCCCCTCAGCATCGGCCGCAAAGTCGCCGAGCGTCATGGCGCCGCCATTCAGCACCTCGATCAACGCAGAACCCCCGAGGCCCACCGGGACCGCGCCGCCAGCGGGATCGGTGTTGCCGCCCGAATAGCCGCCCATCGACAGCCGGATCGTTCCGGCAAGATCAATCGTGCCGCCGTCGGCGTGAAGCCCGATGAAGCCGCCGAACCCGTTGGCGCCGCCGACGCTGTAGCCGCTCTGCCCATCGGCATTGAAGCTGCTGAACTGGCTCGGGTCGGTGGCGCTGATGCTGCCGCCGCCCAGCGCAAAAAGGTCGATATTGCCGCCCTGCGCGGCGCCGGTGGTGCCGGCCGAATTGGCCGAGCTGCCGTTGGCGGTCAGATAATAATAGCCGGCACCCACCGATCCGCCGTCGGCGTTGATGAGGATGTTGCCGCCGTCGCCCGTTCCGCCGCTCGTCGCCACCGTGAAGCCGCCGAAGCTGCCGCCGTCGGCGGTCATCTGCAGCATGCCGTCGGTGGTGATCGACCCGCCGCTCGTCGCGTCGATGCGGACGCCGCCGCCCTGGCCGTTGCCGATATTCTCACTGCTCGAAACGATGCCGCCGGCGTCGAGCTGGATATAGAAGGTGCTGTCGATCGTTGCACCGTTGCTTGCGGACAGGCTGACGGTGCCGCCCTGCGAGTCCCCCGAGACGCCCGTATCGCCGCCCGAACTCGAGGCGCCGCCATTTTCGCCGTTGGCGAGAACGATCAGCGAGTTGAGATCGAGGGTGAAGGCGCCATCGGCCGACACCGACGCATCGCCGCCGGTACCGTCGCCGCCCTGCGGCCCCGTGGCCGCATTGGCGCCGCCGCCGAGGCCGCTTGCCGACAGATAGAGGTTCCCCGGCGCGATCTGGGTCGAATCGTCACCGCTCGAGCTGAAGGACGCGGTGCCGCCGACGCCGTTTCCGGCGGAGGCGGAGAAGATCGATCCGCTCGAACTCGACTGGCTTCCGCCGCCAAACCCCTGCGCATTGATGTCGGTCGAACTCGATATGAAGGTCGTGCCAGGCCCGCCAGCGGTGATCCGCGCCGTCCCGCCTGCGCCGTCGCCCGAGCGGACAAAGCCGGTCTCGCCCTGACCATCGGCGGTCACGCGAACGAAGTTGCTGGCCTGAACCGTGGCGCCGTCGGAGATATCGAGCGTGGCTGAGCCGCCCTGGCCGTCGCCGCTGTCGTCGGTGACCGTGGGGCCGCTTGGCCCGACATAGGCGCCGCCGCCGAGCGCGCCGGCATCGACGATCAACGAGCCGACATTCATCGCGCTTCCGGGACCGCTGACGCTGATGCTCGCGGTTCCGCCGATGCCGGTTCCGCCAGCGCCGCTGTCGGTAAATCCGCCGAGGCCGCGCGCGCTGACCGTCACGCTATTGGCCGACACGCTGCCGCCGTTAAGGACGGTCAGACTGGCATTGCCGCCCTCGCCAACGCCGGTCACGACATTGGCATCGCGCGAAGCCGACACGAGGATGTCGGTGCCCGCCGCCAGCTGTCCGCCGTCGACGGTGATTGCCGAGGCGGCTTTCGAACGGACGATGAACTGGCCGGTCGCGCCGACGGCCTGAACCGCGCCGACGTTGATCGTCGCGCTGTTGTCGCCCTCGAACAGGGCATTGCCCTCCACGAGAATCCGGCCAAGCTGCGGCGGCGGGACGAAGGCTCCGCCGACCGGCGGAATCGTATCGATGGGCTGGCCCAGAAAATCGCCGCTGGCGTGCGCGAAAGTGCGGCTGCGGAACAGCGTGTCGTTGACCGTGATATTGGCGCCGACGCTGCTCGCCGACGCGGTGTCGATCGCCCCACCGGTAATGTTATAGCCCGCCGACAGGACGACTGCGCCGTCGGAATCGGTCACGGCCGAAACGGCGTCCTGATAGCCGATCTGGCCCGACACGAGCATCGACACGGCGTCATTCTTGGGAATGGCGACCATATAGATGCGCTGGGCGCCGCCGCTGACCTGCTGTTCCGGTCCCGTCGTGACGCCGCTGTGGCTGATGACCTGACCGCCCTCGGCGCCGGTCAGGACGTTGATGTCGAACAGGCCCGCGTTAATGCGGATGTCGGCCTGTTCGGCGGCGACATAGGCCGCTGACCCGTTGACTTCGACACGGCCGTCCTGGACGATGCGCGGGGCGACGAGCGCGACATAACTGCCGCCCGCCGCGCCCATATCGGCAGTGATCGAGGCGCCTGCGTTGATACGGATCGCAGCGGTGCTGCCCGATGCGCCGCGAAAGCGAATTTCGCCCCCCGGTCCGAAAAGACCGCCCGTCGTGTCGATATCGTTGGCGGTGAGGACAAGGCTGCCGACGTTGATCGCGCTGCCGCTGTTCAGCAGGATGCCGCCGGCGTTGTAGAACCAGATGCTGCCGCCCGGCGCGCCCGTCGCGGTGTCGGTGCTGTTGATGGCGCCGCTCAGCGCGATCTGCCGGCTCAGCGATCCGCCCGATCCGTTGACGAAGCGATTGAGCACCACATAATTGCCGTTGCCGCTGAAATTCCAGACGTTGCCGGCCGGCAGGAAGTCGATGTCGCCGCCGGTGGGAGCGTTGTCGGTCGGAACCCAATTGATGATCGTCTGCGATCCGCCCGTGGTGACGGTTGTCGCGCCGGGTCCGGGCGGCGAGATGGTAGCACTTCCGCTCACGACGGTGCCCGTCCCGGCGACCTGCGCCAGCGCCGGCCCGCCATAGGCAAGCGCGGCAAGGCCCGCGGCAATCGCGCAGCCCTGCAACAATTGGCGCTTCGCCGTCCGTGCGGCGGGAAGGCTGGTGTTTGCGGTTTTGCGCATGGCGGTCGTTTCCGGTTCGAATTGCATGATCAACGAGCCCTCACACCGAATTGCGTCGTCAGGGACAGCAGGAAGCGCGGGTCGGGCTTTTGCGCCATCAGCGCTGGTCGGTTCAGCGGCACCGCGACGGTCATGTCGAGCCGGCCGAGCGTGCCGTAGGCAAGCCGCACGCCGCCACCGGCGGAGAACAGCTTTTGCGGATTCAGGCCGTTGAAGCTGCTGTCCTTGTTCCAGACCCATGCCGCATCGAAAAAGGCGAAGGGCTGGATGGCAAGCGCCTTGGTATTGGCGGGGACGAACGAGCCGTAGCGGGCCTCGGTCGTCACCGCGACCCCGCTGTCGCCGATCACCGTGCCGGGGTCGAAACCGCGTCCGACGGTGAAATTGCCGCCCGAAAATTCTTCATAGGCGACGAGCGGATCGCTCGCCCATTGCGCGCGCGGCGCCACCGACAGGGTGAATTTGGGGGTCGGTCGCCAGTCGGCCTGTGCGTTGGCGCGCAGCACGAAGGCGTCGGGTTTCGCCTCGATACGGGTCAGCGGAACCGCGCCGGGCAGGAAGCAGGCGGTGCCGCCGGGGCCGCAGTCCTTGCTGGCGCCCAGGAAATCGACGCCCTGGCGCGCTTCGAGCGAGGCGCCGAAGGCCCAGCGCGGTTCGGCGGGGGTGTAGCCGTGCCGGCCCGCGATCGATGCCGGATCGGTCCAGTTGCCATCTATGTGAAGGTTGAATACGCGCACGCGATCGCGGTTGAGGGGGACGCCGCCGATGGCGATGTCCTGATCGATGATGTCGAGCCCGCCGCCGATCTGAATTCGCTTCGCCTGCGTCAGCACGAGCGGATAGCCGGCGAACAGGCTGATGATCTGCGTATGCGATTTCAGGGGCAGCGTCGCGACATCGGGGCGCGTCCATGCATAGGTATAGCTGCCGCCAAGCCGCAGACCTTCGCCGCCGACACGCATTTCGTGCGACAGTTGCAGCACCTGCTGCTCTTCGAAATCGGCGGTCGAATACAGGCTGACGGTCGTCAGGTCGCCCAAGCCGGTCAGGCCGGCGGCGCGCGCGCGGACCATGCCGCCCCAGCGGCCGACGTCGTGCGATCCGAAATTCTGGATATTGGCGTCGAAAGCGAAAGGTGTGCGCGTGACCGTGACCTCGCCGATCACTTCGCCGCGCACTTCGACGCGCGCAAGGCGTGCCGAGAGAACGTCAAAGCGGACGATGCCGTCGCTGATTGTCTGAGGCGGGACGCGCACCGCGGCGAGATAGCCCTTGGCGCGCAGCAGCGTCGCGGCGCGGTCGCGAATGTCGCACACGACCGCGATCGGCAGATCCTGGCCGACCTTGTCCGACCAGGCGGGCGCCAACATGGCGGTGTCGATCCCCGGCGCGGCGGAGAATTCGGCGCTACGCAGCGTCACCCGGACATTGGCGAATTCGGGCGCGGCGAGCGGGCAGGGGGCGTGTTCGATGCTATCGTCGGCCGACACGACGCGCTCGCCCGCCGGGGCGATCGGCGGCGGCGCGCTGCGGTCGATTTCCTCGCGCGTCGGGACTGGCGGCGCGCTTTGCGCCGATGCAGCGGCCGGCGCCATCAAGGCGGCGATCGCCACCGAACCGGCGAGCGCCGCACCGAAACCTGTCCTGTCGCCCTTGACCGTCATACTACCCCCAACCCCGAGCGCAGGCGTTTGCAAACGCGCTCCAGCGATCCTGCCGCCCCCACGGGCAGCTAGACCAATTTATCGACCCAAGGAAAGGACTTGCGGCTCTATCCGGCCGCATAGTCTGCAACAAATATCAGACCGGCGCGGCCCCTTCAATGCCCGCCAGCCGTGCGTTCAGCCGCCGCTCGCTTCGGCTTCCGCCATCGTGTCGACGAGCCGGTTGAGCTGCGGGGTGCAGCCCTTTGCCATCAGCGCATCGACCGACGCGTCGGGCGTCGCGGGCACCTCTCCCATCGGCTTGAAGCGGATGGTGACGGGGGCGCTGAGCCCACCGCCCGACAGGCGATAGTCGACATCATATTTGACCGGCATCGCATCGGACGGCCATTTGCGGAAATTGGCGCCGACGACGAACGCAACGGTCTGCGTCTTGCCGTCCTGTTCGATCTTCAGCAGCTCGTCGGTGTCCATATAGGGACGCCACAGCATCAGCGTCGCGGGATCGGCGACGCAGAAGGTGCCGGCTTCGCGATAGTCGATAAACCACAGGTTCGGCGCGCGCAGTTCGGCGGGCTTGGGTTCGTCGGGACCGCGCGAAAACCCGCCGCGCGATCGCATCGACGGGCCGCTGGCGAGCATCCGCGTCACCGCGCTGCCCATCGTCTGGTTCGACTGGATCGGGCCGCTGGCGCCATAGGTGCCGGGCCCCGACAGGGTGCGCGTCTTGCCGCCCTGCATCAGCACGATCTTGTCGCCCGCCACCAAGGTCAGCTTGTCGCTGGCTTTCAGCTTTGCGCCGGTCGGATATTTGGACGCCGACGGGCCGGTCGATCGCACGACCATCGATTGCGCGGCGGCGGTGCCGGCAACCGCGAAGGCAATGGCGGCTGCGGCGGCGGTCAGGCCCAGGCGGCGGGTCCGGAAGTCAGGAAAGGACATAGCTTTCTCCCTTGTCGGTATCGTTCAGGCGTTCGATCAGGAACATGATGGATAAATCCTTACCCCATTCGGCCGCCAATGCTGTGGCGCAGGTCACATAGGCCTTTTTATCGCCTGCCGCGTGCGCGGCAACCAGCGCGGCGATCGCGGCGCGCTGATCGGGGCGAAGGTCGGCGCGCGGGGTAAAGACGTCGACCGGCTGCGCTCGCCCGCGCAGTGTCACCCGGCCCATCGGCACCAGATCGTCGCGCCCCGAACGCTCGGCGGCTTCGGCCGAGATGAGGACGCCGGTCTTCAGGCTCTTGTTCGCCGCCTCCAGCCGCGAGGCGGTGTTCATGCTGTCGCCGAGCGCGGTATATTGGATGCGGTCCTCGCCGCCGAAATTGCCGACGATCGCGTCGCCGACATGCAGGCCGACGCGCGTCATGCCGATCGGCGGCACGCCCTCCGCCATGTCGACGCGAAAGGCTTCGCCCGCCTGGTACATGGCGACCGCCGCCGCCGCGGCGCGCGCACCATCGTCGGGGCGACTGATCGGCGCCCCCCAGAAGGCGACGACCGCGTCGCCGACGAACTTGTCGATCGTCCCGCCATGTTCGAGGACGATGTCCGACAGACGGTCGAGATATTCGTTGAGCAGCCGCGCCACCGTCTCCGGCGTCACCGCATGGCTGAGCTTGGTAAAGCCTTCGAGGTCGGTAAAGACGCAATAGATGTTGCGCCGTTCGCCGTGCAGCGAGAGCTGGTCGGGATCGCGCATGATCTGCGCGGCGACATCGACAGGCAGATATTTGCCGAGCGCCGACTGCGCGAAGGCGCGCTGACGCGAGCCGATCGTGCGCGCCGCCGTGCCGACCGCCGCATAGCCGAGCAGCCATCCGACCGCCCAGCCGAAGGCGGGCAGGGTCGTCGTGTCGATGCCGTGGCGATGCAACCAGAAAGGGAAGGCGACGAAGAAGACAAGCTGCCCCAGAAAGGCAAGCGCGACCCAGCGCGCACGCATGTCGATCAGGCTGGTCAGTCCCCCGGCGACGACAACGAGGATGGCCAGCACCCACAGCGACGGGCCCGGCACCGGCGCCGGCCAGTCGCCGTCGAGCTGCTGCGCCAGCATATGCGCATGAACTTCGAGCCCGATCATCGTTTCGTGAAGCCCGGTGATCGGATCGACAAAGCGGCTCATCGGCGTGTTGAACTGGTCGTTGTCGATGATGTCGCCGCCGATCAGCACATAGCGTCCGCGCACCAGCTCGGCGAGGCCGGCGAGCATTTCATCGTCCATCGGCACCGCAAATGTGTCGATCGGGATATTGGCGAAGACCGGCTCTTCCTGTCCGGCATTGGCGCGGGCGGGCAGGAGGAAGCGGATATTGCCCTGATAATCGGCGTGGGCAGCGTCGACCGGCGCCAGCGCATTCGCCATCAGCGGCGGCAGATTCTTTGGCCGGTCGGGCCAGCGGCGGATCACGCCGTCGCCGTCGGTGCGGAACAGGACGCTCGTCGGCCGGGTCTTGCCGGTGCGCACGTCGGCGATGAAGGACTGCAGGAATTTCTGCTGTTCGTAGAAGATGGTGTTCGGATTGCTCGCTTGCTCGGCATAGGCGAGCCAGGTCGGCGTCGTCATGGCGCGCAACTGCGTCTTCAGCAGATCGTCGTCGGGGCGCGGCGAATCGAAAGCGATATCGATGCCGATCGCTTTCGCGCCCATGCGGTCGATATTGGCGAGCGCGCGCGCCAGCAGCGTCCGGTCGAGCGGCGAGCGGATGCCGGTATTGAACAGCGTTTCGTCATTGTAGGTAATCATTACGATGCGCTGATCCTGCGCGACGTGCGGCGCCATCAGCGTCGCGCGCGCATCGTAGAGCGCGCGTTCGGCATCGTTGACGAGCGGCATGTCCCAGCTGAAGCGCGCGAACAGTGTCGCAACGATCAGGAAGAGGATCGTCGCGGCCATCCGCGACGGGCCGAGCTGCATGACCAGCCGCCGGATCCGCTTGCGCAGCGGGATCGTCGCCGGGCCGTTGGCGGCCGGCATTGCGTCGGGCGCGGCGTCCGGGGCGATGCTCGCGGCCATCGGGTCAGCGCGCCGCGCGTCCGGTCGAAACTCCGGCGGCGGGGGCGGTGGCGGTCGTCGTGGGGAGGCCGTGCAGCAGCGGCTGCGCGCCGTCGCCGATGATCGCGAACCCGGCCCAATAATAGGGATGCGAGGTTTGCTGGTCGTTCATCAGCTGGCTTTGCGTCGTCCAGAGCGCGTCTGCGACGCTTTCGCCTTGCGGTGCGGCGAACAGGCCGCCGATCAGCCGCTTGGTTGCGTCGAAATCGTCGGGCGCCGGCCAATGGCTCGCGATGACCGAACGCCCCCCGGCGCCGATGAACGATCGGACCAGCCCGTCGAGCGCGCTGCCGCCGCCGCTGGCGACGCCGGCTTCGCGCGTTGCGGCGACCGAGGCGGCGCCTGCGGTATCGCACGCCGACAGGATCACCAGGTCAGCGTCGAGCTTCAGGTCGAAAATTTCCTGGAACGTGAGCAGGCCGTCCGAATCCTTGTCGCCGAACGAGGTGACGAGGGCAGGGCGCGCCGGGCAGGACGGCTTCGGCGCGGTGACGAGGCCGTGGGTCGCAAAATGGATGATGCGATAGTCGCTAAGATCGCCGCGCTCCTTGACCGCGGTATCGGTAAAGGCGCCGCCGGTGAGCAGGGTCGAGCTGTCGCGCCCGATGGTGCTGCTGGCGGTCACGAGCTCCGCCGCCGAGATCGGACGCGCCCATTGCGAGGCGCTCCACTGGCAGGTGCCGTCGACGCTGTCGCTCGCCGCGCCGCGGGTGCCGAGCGAGGGCAGGATGCCGCCGGCGAGCGGCAGATTTTCACCAAGGCCGAAATATTGCCGCCGCGCGGTCGACGGCGGCGCCTGGCGCGCGTTGCGAAAAGCGAGCGCCGATACTGCGGTGCTCGGCCGGGTCGAGCGCCCGAGCCAGGCGATGCCGCGCATGTCGAAGGGGTCGGCGGCGGGATCATTGACCCGCTGCTCATAGGCGGCGAGCCCGGTGTCGGAGGTGACGAGCAGGTTGACCGGCAGTTTCAGCATCGCGCCATCGGGTTCGAAGACAAGATGCTTGATCGCCGGCAGCCGGTCGGCGGCCGGGCCGAACAGCTGGACATAGAGTTTGCGTGCGGTGGCCGCGTCGAACGGATAAGTGACGCGGCGCCCGTTCTCGACCGTCGAAATCGTCGAGCGGATCGCATCAACGGCGTTTTCTAGGCCGTCGGCGTCGATGTCGGCGCGCCAGAGCTGGGCACTGCCGGGTTCGATCAGCATCGCATAGACGGCGTCGCCGACGACCAGCATCTTCAGATAGGCTTCGTCGGGGCGCAGTACCTGCTGCAATTCGCCGAGATCGAGCTTGCCCGACGATACGACGCGATATTGCGGGAACGCCGACAGCTTGGCGACGGTTTCGGCCTGCTGGAACGACAGATTGTCGATCTGCGTCTTCACATCGGCGAGCCGTGCAACGACCTCGCCGGTCGCGGGGAGCTGGATCAGTCGGGCTTCCTCGATCCGCGCGCGTTCGATGTCGCGATTGAGCGTCGTCGCCTGACGGAACAGCCGGGCGCCGTCGCCGTCGCCGCCCGACAGTTCGCGCGCCAGCACCGCCTGCGTATC
It encodes:
- a CDS encoding CHAT domain-containing protein, which gives rise to MTVRPAFRLSLLALLAASAPVPAWAQGEDPTLRDSFSIGSQGGSLCEVQATVRDAVVKGMFDRAWVIVCRDASQPVGYIRALRASEADAAQRLAAARDPNIVCGADGRCTIKGSSVEWASRIEMDGATAYTAEGFAAYGDALTLALQSIRQHKVAPGVIKVATTSVGGGDEGFARTLAGTIDLDRALAEGYRRNHSGDYAEAAEFFEALSRRTANDASTGDIDPSEFTLNRALQKSNLGEFAEAARLFAEVDAIPTSDPVQLRLRRNFQAIDALNQRDYARAAEILQRPVPPTTASIETANDSVTLTPAITAGVNSGSNARAIRQTSDSERLSPLERAQIIDAQATHLLGTVDRLRRDAKTAKQLQLKGLTDALAVRQGRVTSIVRLRSQMLGELALTEEALGDMGAADARFRESVDALAIEYPETNALASARARYAAFLTRQGRDDEALALYHAVVKALADTKRSSTGMANIMAPYYRLLAARAPTDPAAIADFFVASQLQVRPGVADTQAVLARELSGGDGDGARLFRQATTLNRDIERARIEEARLIQLPATGEVVARLADVKTQIDNLSFQQAETVAKLSAFPQYRVVSSGKLDLGELQQVLRPDEAYLKMLVVGDAVYAMLIEPGSAQLWRADIDADGLENAVDAIRSTISTVENGRRVTYPFDAATARKLYVQLFGPAADRLPAIKHLVFEPDGAMLKLPVNLLVTSDTGLAAYEQRVNDPAADPFDMRGIAWLGRSTRPSTAVSALAFRNARQAPPSTARRQYFGLGENLPLAGGILPSLGTRGAASDSVDGTCQWSASQWARPISAAELVTASSTIGRDSSTLLTGGAFTDTAVKERGDLSDYRIIHFATHGLVTAPKPSCPARPALVTSFGDKDSDGLLTFQEIFDLKLDADLVILSACDTAGAASVAATREAGVASGGGSALDGLVRSFIGAGGRSVIASHWPAPDDFDATKRLIGGLFAAPQGESVADALWTTQSQLMNDQQTSHPYYWAGFAIIGDGAQPLLHGLPTTTATAPAAGVSTGRAAR
- a CDS encoding adenylate/guanylate cyclase domain-containing protein, which translates into the protein MAASIAPDAAPDAMPAANGPATIPLRKRIRRLVMQLGPSRMAATILFLIVATLFARFSWDMPLVNDAERALYDARATLMAPHVAQDQRIVMITYNDETLFNTGIRSPLDRTLLARALANIDRMGAKAIGIDIAFDSPRPDDDLLKTQLRAMTTPTWLAYAEQASNPNTIFYEQQKFLQSFIADVRTGKTRPTSVLFRTDGDGVIRRWPDRPKNLPPLMANALAPVDAAHADYQGNIRFLLPARANAGQEEPVFANIPIDTFAVPMDDEMLAGLAELVRGRYVLIGGDIIDNDQFNTPMSRFVDPITGLHETMIGLEVHAHMLAQQLDGDWPAPVPGPSLWVLAILVVVAGGLTSLIDMRARWVALAFLGQLVFFVAFPFWLHRHGIDTTTLPAFGWAVGWLLGYAAVGTAARTIGSRQRAFAQSALGKYLPVDVAAQIMRDPDQLSLHGERRNIYCVFTDLEGFTKLSHAVTPETVARLLNEYLDRLSDIVLEHGGTIDKFVGDAVVAFWGAPISRPDDGARAAAAAVAMYQAGEAFRVDMAEGVPPIGMTRVGLHVGDAIVGNFGGEDRIQYTALGDSMNTASRLEAANKSLKTGVLISAEAAERSGRDDLVPMGRVTLRGRAQPVDVFTPRADLRPDQRAAIAALVAAHAAGDKKAYVTCATALAAEWGKDLSIMFLIERLNDTDKGESYVLS
- a CDS encoding ShlB/FhaC/HecB family hemolysin secretion/activation protein → MTVKGDRTGFGAALAGSVAIAALMAPAAASAQSAPPVPTREEIDRSAPPPIAPAGERVVSADDSIEHAPCPLAAPEFANVRVTLRSAEFSAAPGIDTAMLAPAWSDKVGQDLPIAVVCDIRDRAATLLRAKGYLAAVRVPPQTISDGIVRFDVLSARLARVEVRGEVIGEVTVTRTPFAFDANIQNFGSHDVGRWGGMVRARAAGLTGLGDLTTVSLYSTADFEEQQVLQLSHEMRVGGEGLRLGGSYTYAWTRPDVATLPLKSHTQIISLFAGYPLVLTQAKRIQIGGGLDIIDQDIAIGGVPLNRDRVRVFNLHIDGNWTDPASIAGRHGYTPAEPRWAFGASLEARQGVDFLGASKDCGPGGTACFLPGAVPLTRIEAKPDAFVLRANAQADWRPTPKFTLSVAPRAQWASDPLVAYEEFSGGNFTVGRGFDPGTVIGDSGVAVTTEARYGSFVPANTKALAIQPFAFFDAAWVWNKDSSFNGLNPQKLFSAGGGVRLAYGTLGRLDMTVAVPLNRPALMAQKPDPRFLLSLTTQFGVRAR